A DNA window from Aquarana catesbeiana isolate 2022-GZ linkage group LG01, ASM4218655v1, whole genome shotgun sequence contains the following coding sequences:
- the LOC141104420 gene encoding serine protease ami-like, producing the protein MTAARLLSVFLLVLSIPHYDCRPRGRILGGSESALHNRPYMVSLHVEGSHLCGGALLSPQWVISAAHCVPDNANNTILAVLGTNSLLDPGRLVVGIEKQFIHPQYNKTTKEHDLLLLKLAVNVTLSDKVKPIQIQCEDKKIPADTRCLVAGWGKIKRTGKKPDQLNEVLVPVISREVCNGRGYYQDEITENMMCAGTAKQDSCEGDSGGPLVCSGVLEAVVSSGFRVCGNARRPGIYTRLYPYRRFIEETMHNATLCSPSATTIKS; encoded by the exons atgactgcagccAGACTCTTATCTGTTTTTCTACTGGTGCTGAGTATCCCTCACTAtg ATTGCAGACCACGGGGTCGGATCTTAGGTGGGTCAGAGTCCGCTCTACACAACAGACCATACATGGTATCATTGCACGTGGAAGGCAGTCATTTATGTGGTGGTGCCTTACTCAGTCCGCAGTGGGTGATCAGTGCGGCACACTGTGTTCCTGACAA CGCTAACAATACTATTTTGGCTGTACTGGGGACTAACTCTCTGTTGGACCCTGGGAGGTTGGTTGTTGGCATTGAGAAACAGTTCATCCATCCTCAGTACAACAAAACTACCAAGGAACATGACCTCCTTCTTTTGAAG CTAGCAGTAAATGTCACGCTGAGCGATAAAGTGAAACCCATACAAATCCAATGTGAAGACAAAAAGATACCTGCAGATACCAGATGCCTTGTAGCTGGCTGGGGGAAAATAAAGCGCACAGGGAAGAAACCGGACCAGCTGAATGAGGTGTTGGTACCTGTAATCAGCAGAGAAGTTTGTAATGGCCGGGGTTACTATCAAGATGAAATCACAGAGAATATGATGTGTGCAGGGACTGCAAAACAAGACTCATGTGAG GGAGACTCCGGGGGTCCCTTGGTGTGTTCTGGAGTGCTGGAGGCTGTAGTGTCGTCTGGATTTAGAGTCTGTGGTAATGCCAGACGGCCAGGCATCTATACCCGTTTATATCCCTATAGAAGATTTATAGAAGAAACCATGCATAATGCCACCCTATGCAGTCCTTCTGCTACAACAATCAAGTCCTAA